In the genome of Arachis stenosperma cultivar V10309 chromosome 6, arast.V10309.gnm1.PFL2, whole genome shotgun sequence, the window TTTGGCTCCAGTTAAGTGAATATCTGCATGCTTGCAGAAATACTTCAATTGCGGAAGCTTACAACACCCAATCATTTGTCCCAAAAACAAGAACAACCAATTGATATTCCTCTTCTTTGCGGCGATCACCGGAACCGCCGTATTCTTTCCGTTGCAGAACTCACAGTTTGGAAGAACCGGAGCCATCCAAGAGCTCGGTGCCCGGTCGTGCGTGTCCCGGTTTTTCTTGATAACGAACCGCGCAACTTCGCGAAACTTCCCTTCCAGATCGAAATCCATTTCGTATTGCTTCTGACACGATCTGCATTTAACGGTTCCGGAGATTGAGCTAATTTTGTTTGCCAGTAAGTGTTCAAGAGTATGAACGGTGGCGAGTTTCGTTGTGGCCCATGGGA includes:
- the LOC130933912 gene encoding uncharacterized protein LOC130933912 — encoded protein: MDDGTINNDQWLTLSLSLPSPPTPPHSSQEDQKPAQPLMLPAAMTRRTKKATAKTKTIDPPPFPWATTKLATVHTLEHLLANKISSISGTVKCRSCQKQYEMDFDLEGKFREVARFVIKKNRDTHDRAPSSWMAPVLPNCEFCNGKNTAVPVIAAKKRNINWLFLFLGQMIGCCKLPQLKYFCKHADIHLTGAKDRCGLIYLFLLYTYDDERSITQFIVYTIARSYVKNNNFDDPVSSYFDNDQLR